In a single window of the Mesorhizobium shangrilense genome:
- a CDS encoding sensor domain-containing diguanylate cyclase, which yields MENGLYIALLNPSIAFVLGAAFFVLWLNQREHRHVAVVAAGYAAAAVAFLLQYFTLPAGLLPTRLLSNALFLVAVSCLAGAIIARYGRRVPVAALTVLTGGGFAAVLWFTFVMPDLTWRILTINFALGGIALVAAFELRAVAKKGFIDKVLYGVAILAAFNFLVRTLIVISLDGPYRSDVGFHQSAYWTTVMLSHAVLSVLIAVSLIVSKALSLVEELQAESHTDPLSDLLNRRGFEARAAKALTANRHRGVPMSLVLCDLDHFKVVNDTYGHAAGDRAIMSFADHLRQMAGSGCVLGRIGGEEFAILLPAAGMTAARLFAEGVRASFGGSTIEGLPDRARLTASFGVAVQDGEETLSSMVSRADEALYQAKRNGRDRVKLSTHDGDAALPGRLALAVRSE from the coding sequence TTGGAGAACGGACTTTATATCGCGCTGCTGAACCCGTCGATTGCGTTCGTTCTCGGGGCGGCATTCTTCGTGCTATGGCTGAACCAGCGCGAGCATCGCCACGTGGCGGTCGTAGCGGCCGGCTACGCGGCGGCAGCCGTCGCCTTCCTCCTGCAGTATTTCACCTTGCCGGCAGGTCTCCTGCCGACGAGGCTTCTATCCAATGCGCTGTTCCTCGTGGCGGTGTCATGCCTAGCGGGGGCTATCATTGCGCGATATGGTCGCCGGGTTCCCGTCGCTGCCCTGACGGTCCTGACCGGAGGCGGGTTCGCCGCGGTTTTGTGGTTCACCTTCGTCATGCCAGACCTGACCTGGCGCATACTGACGATCAATTTTGCGCTGGGCGGGATCGCTCTTGTCGCCGCCTTCGAGCTCCGCGCCGTTGCGAAGAAGGGCTTCATCGACAAGGTGCTGTACGGCGTCGCCATCCTCGCCGCGTTCAACTTCCTCGTGCGCACGCTGATTGTGATCAGCCTCGACGGCCCCTATCGCAGCGACGTCGGTTTCCATCAATCCGCCTACTGGACGACGGTGATGCTGTCGCACGCGGTCCTGTCCGTCCTTATCGCGGTCAGCCTGATCGTTTCCAAGGCGCTTTCCCTCGTCGAGGAATTGCAGGCCGAATCCCACACCGATCCGCTTTCCGACCTGTTGAACAGGCGGGGCTTCGAAGCCCGTGCCGCGAAGGCGCTCACGGCCAATCGGCATCGCGGCGTGCCGATGTCGCTGGTGTTGTGCGATCTGGACCACTTCAAGGTGGTCAACGACACCTATGGGCACGCAGCCGGAGACCGGGCGATCATGTCTTTCGCCGATCACTTGCGTCAGATGGCCGGTTCCGGATGCGTGCTGGGCCGAATCGGCGGCGAGGAATTCGCAATCCTCCTGCCCGCAGCCGGAATGACAGCAGCCCGTCTCTTCGCCGAAGGCGTACGGGCGTCCTTCGGCGGTTCCACGATCGAAGGGCTTCCTGACCGTGCCCGGCTTACTGCCAGCTTCGGCGTCGCCGTCCAGGACGGCGAGGAGACACTGTCCTCCATGGTAAGCCGCGCCGACGAGGCGCTCTATCAGGCGAAGCGGAACGGACGCGACAGGGTCAAACTCTCCACGCACGACGGGGACGCTGCTCTCCCCGGCCGTCTTGCCCTGGCAGTCCGCTCCGAATAG
- the leuC gene encoding 3-isopropylmalate dehydratase large subunit — MSAPRTLYDKIFDDHVVDRQDDGTCLLYIDRHLVHEVTSPQAFEGLRMSGRKVRQPEKTLAVVDHNVPTSPDRKHGIKNEESRVQVEALAKNAADFGVEYYSENDIRQGIVHIVGPEQGFTLPGMTIVCGDSHTSTHGAFGALAHGIGTSEVEHVLATQTLIQKKAKNMLVRVDGQLPLGVTAKDIVLAIIGEIGTAGGTGYVIEYAGEAIRALSMEGRMTICNMSIEGGARAGLIAPDETTFAYVKDKPRAPKGKAWDMALEYWKTLKSDEGAHFDKVVVLDAAKLPPIVTWGSSPEDVVSVLGVVPNPDEIADENKRNSKKRALEYMGLTAGTKMTDITLDRVFIGSCTNGRIEDLRAVAKVVDGKKVAPTVNAMIVPGSGLVKEQAEAEGLDKIFIAAGFDWREPGCSMCLAMNDDRLAPYERCASTSNRNFEGRQGFKGRTHLVSPAMAAAAAITGRFVDIRDWK, encoded by the coding sequence ATGAGCGCACCGCGCACCCTCTACGACAAGATTTTCGACGATCACGTTGTCGATCGTCAGGACGACGGCACCTGCCTGCTCTACATCGACCGTCACCTCGTGCATGAGGTGACGAGCCCGCAGGCATTCGAGGGCCTGCGCATGTCCGGGCGCAAGGTTCGCCAGCCTGAGAAGACGCTGGCCGTGGTCGATCACAACGTGCCGACCTCGCCCGACCGCAAGCACGGCATCAAGAACGAGGAAAGCCGCGTCCAGGTCGAGGCTCTCGCCAAGAACGCCGCCGACTTCGGCGTCGAGTACTATTCCGAGAACGACATCCGCCAGGGCATCGTCCACATCGTCGGTCCCGAGCAGGGTTTCACGCTGCCGGGCATGACCATCGTGTGCGGCGACAGCCATACCTCGACCCACGGCGCCTTCGGCGCGCTGGCGCATGGCATCGGCACCTCGGAGGTGGAGCATGTGCTCGCCACCCAGACGCTGATCCAGAAGAAGGCCAAGAACATGCTGGTGCGTGTGGACGGCCAGCTGCCGCTCGGCGTGACCGCCAAGGACATCGTTCTCGCCATCATCGGCGAGATCGGCACGGCCGGCGGCACTGGCTACGTCATCGAATATGCCGGCGAGGCGATCCGCGCGCTGTCGATGGAAGGCCGCATGACGATCTGCAACATGTCGATCGAGGGCGGCGCCCGCGCCGGCCTGATCGCCCCCGACGAGACGACGTTCGCCTACGTCAAGGACAAGCCGCGGGCCCCGAAGGGCAAGGCGTGGGACATGGCGCTCGAATACTGGAAGACGCTGAAGTCCGACGAAGGCGCGCATTTCGACAAGGTCGTCGTGCTCGACGCCGCCAAGCTGCCGCCGATCGTCACCTGGGGCTCTTCGCCCGAGGACGTTGTCTCGGTGCTCGGCGTGGTTCCGAACCCGGACGAGATCGCCGACGAGAACAAGCGCAACTCGAAGAAGCGCGCCCTGGAGTACATGGGTCTCACGGCCGGCACGAAGATGACCGACATCACGCTGGACCGCGTCTTCATCGGCTCCTGCACCAATGGCCGCATCGAGGACCTGCGCGCCGTCGCCAAGGTGGTGGACGGCAAGAAGGTCGCTCCGACGGTCAACGCCATGATCGTTCCGGGCTCCGGCCTGGTGAAGGAGCAGGCGGAAGCCGAGGGCCTCGACAAGATCTTCATCGCAGCCGGCTTTGACTGGCGCGAGCCCGGGTGCTCCATGTGCCTTGCCATGAATGACGATCGACTGGCGCCCTACGAGCGTTGCGCTTCGACCTCGAACCGCAATTTCGAAGGCCGCCAGGGTTTCAAGGGCCGCACCCATCTGGTGTCGCCCGCGATGGCGGCGGCTGCCGCGATCACCGGTCGCTTTGTCGACATCCGCGACTGGAAGTGA
- a CDS encoding MgtC/SapB family protein, with amino-acid sequence MESIVEEFGHPTFTSFPVIVARLLLAALFGGLIGLEREWRSRPAGLRTHILVCVAAATFGILTIEISHAPMFQLEDVKSAVRFDPIRAVEAITAGIAFLAAGTIMFSKGEVQGLTTGAGMWLAGAIGLAAGFGYWQIAALGTLLVLIVLGLLHVLEVKLDISDDKRHEGAPGEKGAASEQRVAPDADDPSHMKPSKGA; translated from the coding sequence ATGGAATCCATCGTCGAGGAATTCGGTCATCCGACCTTCACCTCGTTTCCCGTCATCGTGGCGCGGCTTTTGCTCGCCGCGCTATTCGGCGGGCTGATTGGCCTGGAGCGTGAATGGCGCAGCCGCCCCGCGGGTTTGCGCACGCACATACTGGTCTGCGTTGCAGCCGCTACGTTCGGCATACTCACCATCGAGATCTCCCATGCGCCGATGTTCCAGCTGGAAGACGTGAAAAGCGCTGTCAGGTTTGACCCAATCAGGGCCGTGGAGGCCATCACTGCCGGCATCGCATTTCTCGCCGCTGGCACCATCATGTTCTCGAAGGGCGAGGTGCAGGGGCTCACCACGGGCGCCGGAATGTGGCTCGCGGGCGCGATCGGCCTGGCTGCGGGATTCGGCTACTGGCAGATCGCGGCGCTCGGGACCCTGCTGGTCCTGATCGTGCTGGGGCTGCTGCACGTCCTGGAGGTCAAGCTCGACATCAGCGACGACAAGCGCCACGAGGGCGCTCCAGGCGAGAAGGGCGCCGCTTCCGAGCAGCGTGTCGCTCCGGACGCAGACGATCCGTCCCATATGAAGCCAAGCAAGGGCGCGTGA
- a CDS encoding GNAT family N-acetyltransferase: MSEVTVRPLEQEDHAAWRELWTAYLTFYEATAPEEVYRSTWERLFAAGEFEPKGFIALLDGKPAGLVHYLFHRSCWSIEGNCYLQDLFATPATRGKGVGAQLIDAVKAAAAERGVSNVYWMTHETNATARKLYDRVARRTGFIEYDLL; encoded by the coding sequence ATGAGCGAAGTGACAGTCCGCCCCCTGGAGCAGGAGGATCATGCCGCATGGCGCGAGCTGTGGACGGCTTACCTTACCTTCTACGAGGCAACCGCCCCCGAAGAGGTCTACAGGTCGACGTGGGAGCGGCTGTTCGCGGCAGGAGAATTCGAGCCGAAGGGCTTCATCGCGCTGCTGGACGGGAAGCCGGCGGGGCTCGTCCACTACCTCTTCCATCGGTCCTGCTGGTCGATCGAGGGCAACTGCTACCTGCAGGACCTCTTCGCCACCCCCGCAACGCGCGGCAAGGGCGTCGGCGCGCAGCTCATCGACGCCGTGAAGGCGGCCGCCGCCGAGCGCGGCGTCAGCAACGTCTACTGGATGACGCACGAAACCAACGCGACTGCACGAAAGCTCTACGACCGGGTCGCCCGCCGTACGGGCTTCATCGAGTACGATCTGCTCTAG
- a CDS encoding GH25 family lysozyme, giving the protein MRFSGLPSILFVCLALSGCSSSVGLSDLLPQTPSLETTSSIIRPSGPVPAVDVGVASREEPQPAVSVAAAPAPELAVARVLPSEAVAVPSARPLALMAPDRPKASPFASGKIYSRQFRDAKPINFGPKSPKKLAVHGVDVSRWQGEIDWAKLRTQGANFAYIKATDGGDHLDPMFRKNWRGAAEAGLKRGAYHFFYWCRTAGEQADWFIRNVPKVEGALPPVIDVEYNGESKCKRRLSRAVVLEKMQVFMDKLEAHYGQRPIIYTAPDFYRDNLEGEFPNHPFWLRSVAAHPSKVYPNRKWVFWQYSGSGLSHGVTGKIDLNVFHGSEETWRKWLSANG; this is encoded by the coding sequence ATGCGTTTCTCAGGCCTGCCTTCCATCCTGTTCGTCTGCCTGGCTCTGTCCGGCTGCTCCTCAAGCGTCGGCCTCAGCGACCTTCTGCCGCAGACGCCATCGCTGGAGACGACGAGCTCCATCATCAGGCCGAGCGGCCCGGTTCCGGCTGTGGACGTCGGCGTTGCCAGCCGCGAGGAGCCGCAACCGGCGGTATCCGTCGCCGCAGCCCCGGCTCCGGAACTCGCCGTGGCACGGGTGCTTCCGTCGGAGGCAGTGGCCGTGCCCTCGGCCAGGCCCTTGGCGCTGATGGCGCCGGATAGACCGAAGGCATCGCCGTTCGCCTCCGGAAAAATCTACAGCCGCCAGTTCCGCGACGCCAAGCCCATCAACTTCGGGCCGAAGTCGCCCAAGAAGCTGGCGGTTCACGGCGTCGACGTTTCACGCTGGCAGGGCGAGATCGACTGGGCGAAGCTGCGCACGCAAGGGGCGAATTTCGCCTACATCAAGGCGACCGACGGCGGCGACCACCTCGATCCGATGTTCAGGAAGAACTGGCGGGGAGCCGCCGAGGCCGGACTGAAGCGCGGAGCCTACCATTTCTTCTACTGGTGCCGCACGGCCGGCGAGCAGGCCGACTGGTTCATCCGCAACGTGCCCAAGGTGGAAGGCGCGCTGCCGCCTGTCATCGACGTCGAATACAACGGTGAATCCAAGTGCAAGCGGCGCCTGTCGCGCGCGGTGGTCCTGGAGAAGATGCAGGTCTTCATGGACAAGCTGGAAGCCCATTACGGCCAGCGTCCGATCATCTACACGGCGCCCGACTTCTACCGCGACAACCTCGAGGGCGAATTCCCGAACCATCCATTCTGGCTGCGTTCGGTGGCGGCCCACCCGTCCAAGGTCTATCCGAACCGCAAGTGGGTGTTCTGGCAGTATTCCGGCTCCGGGCTTTCGCACGGCGTGACGGGCAAGATCGATCTCAATGTCTTCCACGGCAGCGAGGAGACGTGGCGGAAATGGCTCTCGGCGAACGGCTGA
- a CDS encoding vWA domain-containing protein, whose amino-acid sequence MFIPFFLELKAARVPVSLREYLTLLEGLEADLVTYDVEGFYYLARSALVKDERHIDRFDQVFSHVFKGVEALSGEAAIDVAALPEEWLRRLAEKHLTEEEKKLVEALGGFEKLMETLRQRLEEQKGRHQGGSKWIGTAGTSPFGAYGYNPEGVRIGQHESRHRRAVKVWDKREFRNFDDAVEIGTRNIKVALKRLRRWVREGADEELDLPGTIHATAEHGYLDVQTRPERRNAVKLLMFFDVGGSMDDHIHTVEELFSAARAEFRQLEYFYFHNCLYEGVWKDNRRRHSEVIPTFDVLRKYGHDYKVIFVGDAAMSPYEIISPGGSVEHWNQEAGSVWLSRVLQQWPHAVWLNPTAAKHWSYTHSTGLIREIFGDRMYPLTLAGLEAATRELSRRH is encoded by the coding sequence ATGTTCATCCCGTTCTTCCTCGAGCTGAAAGCTGCGCGCGTTCCGGTTTCGCTGCGCGAATATCTGACCCTGCTGGAGGGACTGGAGGCCGATCTGGTCACCTATGACGTCGAAGGCTTCTACTACCTTGCCCGCTCGGCGCTGGTGAAGGACGAGCGCCACATCGACCGGTTCGACCAGGTGTTTTCCCACGTCTTCAAGGGCGTCGAGGCGCTGTCCGGCGAAGCCGCGATCGACGTTGCGGCGCTTCCGGAAGAGTGGCTGCGGCGGCTCGCCGAAAAGCACCTGACGGAGGAGGAGAAGAAGCTTGTCGAGGCGCTGGGCGGTTTCGAGAAGCTGATGGAGACGCTGCGCCAGCGCCTGGAGGAGCAGAAGGGCCGCCATCAGGGCGGATCGAAGTGGATCGGCACGGCTGGAACCTCGCCTTTCGGCGCCTATGGCTACAATCCGGAGGGCGTGCGCATCGGCCAGCACGAAAGCCGCCACCGGCGGGCCGTAAAGGTGTGGGACAAGCGCGAGTTCAGGAACTTCGACGACGCCGTCGAGATCGGCACGCGCAACATCAAGGTTGCGCTGAAGAGGCTGCGGCGCTGGGTGCGCGAGGGTGCGGACGAGGAACTCGACCTTCCGGGCACCATCCACGCCACCGCCGAACATGGCTATCTCGACGTCCAGACCCGCCCCGAGCGACGCAACGCCGTCAAGCTGCTGATGTTCTTCGACGTGGGCGGCTCAATGGACGACCATATCCACACCGTCGAGGAACTGTTCTCGGCGGCGCGGGCGGAGTTCCGGCAGCTCGAGTATTTCTACTTCCACAATTGCCTCTACGAGGGGGTGTGGAAGGACAATCGCCGCCGCCATTCCGAAGTCATTCCGACCTTCGACGTGCTGCGCAAATACGGCCACGACTACAAGGTCATCTTCGTGGGCGATGCGGCGATGAGCCCTTACGAAATCATCTCGCCCGGCGGCTCCGTGGAGCACTGGAACCAAGAGGCGGGCAGCGTGTGGCTGTCACGGGTGCTCCAGCAATGGCCGCATGCGGTCTGGCTCAACCCCACCGCGGCCAAGCACTGGAGCTACACGCACTCCACAGGGCTGATCCGGGAGATCTTCGGCGATCGCATGTATCCGCTGACGCTCGCCGGACTGGAGGCCGCCACGCGGGAATTGTCGCGGCGGCACTGA
- a CDS encoding XRE family transcriptional regulator has translation MITGSQCRAGRALVEVTRGKLASRSGVDEAVIENFERKIDEPEPPIVAALKGALEEFGAVFLEENGGGIGVRLKFTDSEAKRIARLEAEGGITAFDRVP, from the coding sequence ATGATCACCGGCTCCCAATGCCGCGCAGGTCGCGCGCTCGTCGAAGTTACCCGTGGCAAGCTCGCCAGCCGTTCCGGAGTGGATGAAGCGGTCATCGAGAACTTCGAGCGCAAGATCGACGAGCCGGAGCCGCCCATCGTCGCCGCGCTCAAGGGAGCGCTGGAAGAATTCGGCGCCGTATTCCTCGAGGAGAATGGCGGCGGCATCGGCGTCCGGCTCAAGTTCACCGATTCGGAGGCAAAGCGGATCGCCCGCCTGGAGGCAGAGGGCGGCATCACCGCGTTCGACAGGGTTCCGTAG
- a CDS encoding DUF2312 domain-containing protein, which translates to MADEITETSQTVAAGQLRALIERIERLEEEKKTIGDDIKDIYAEAKGNGFDTKAIRTIVRLRKKDQAEREEEESILDLYKAALGMV; encoded by the coding sequence ATGGCGGATGAAATCACCGAAACCAGCCAGACCGTTGCAGCTGGCCAGTTGCGCGCGCTGATCGAGCGCATCGAGCGGCTGGAGGAAGAAAAGAAGACGATCGGCGACGACATCAAGGACATCTATGCCGAAGCCAAGGGCAACGGCTTCGACACCAAGGCGATCCGCACCATCGTCAGGCTGCGCAAGAAGGATCAGGCCGAGCGCGAAGAGGAAGAGTCGATTCTCGACCTCTACAAGGCCGCGCTCGGAATGGTCTGA
- a CDS encoding transporter substrate-binding domain-containing protein, producing the protein MVLRALSIALTALFATTLGAAAQTLPDLGGKTVVVVTENAYFPLQFVEPATGKPAGWEYDAMDELSKKLNFKVEYQNTSWDAMIQAVSDKQFDLGMTGITIKDDRKEKVDFSDPYMRSEIFMLVRGDETRFTDGKSFAADEKLLVGAQAGTSPFYVAVYNVLDGNEQNPRIKLMETFAATVAALQAGDVDLVLTDSAAGKSISENSGGKLKMIGEPLQAEEFGFIFPKGSDLVAPINAGIAALKADGTFDKLTQKWFVDYKPAN; encoded by the coding sequence GTGGTACTTCGCGCTCTTTCGATCGCCCTCACGGCGCTCTTCGCCACCACGCTCGGCGCGGCCGCGCAGACGCTGCCGGACCTCGGCGGCAAGACGGTCGTCGTGGTCACCGAAAACGCCTACTTCCCGCTGCAGTTCGTCGAACCCGCAACCGGCAAGCCGGCCGGCTGGGAGTACGACGCGATGGACGAGCTGTCCAAGAAGCTGAACTTCAAGGTCGAGTACCAGAACACGTCGTGGGATGCGATGATCCAGGCGGTCTCCGACAAGCAGTTCGACTTGGGCATGACCGGCATCACCATCAAGGACGACCGCAAGGAGAAAGTCGACTTCTCCGACCCCTACATGCGCTCGGAGATCTTCATGCTGGTGCGGGGCGATGAAACGCGCTTCACCGACGGCAAGTCCTTCGCCGCCGACGAAAAGCTGCTGGTCGGCGCCCAGGCCGGCACCTCGCCCTTCTACGTAGCCGTCTACAACGTGCTCGACGGCAACGAGCAGAACCCGCGCATCAAGCTGATGGAGACCTTTGCGGCGACCGTCGCGGCGCTGCAGGCCGGCGACGTCGATCTGGTGCTGACCGACAGCGCGGCCGGCAAGTCCATCTCCGAGAACTCCGGCGGCAAGCTGAAGATGATCGGCGAGCCGCTGCAGGCGGAGGAATTCGGCTTCATCTTCCCGAAGGGTTCGGACCTCGTCGCGCCGATCAACGCCGGAATCGCCGCGCTCAAGGCCGACGGCACCTTCGACAAGCTCACGCAAAAGTGGTTCGTCGACTACAAGCCGGCCAACTGA
- a CDS encoding amino acid ABC transporter permease produces MAASNRSERSFPYWLAAAISIAVVAGVLVAASDLYTQVFTTVAKGIGITIFVTVVGFALASALGLAVALMSLSGATWLNQTARFYVEIIRGVPIIVLLFWIAFAGVPAFVAAWNWLATPLRDAGYAGELLVRDVSLLWRAIIALTIGYSAFIAEVFRAGIQSVEKGQVEAAKALGLSRFQRFRLIVFPQAIRTILPPLGNDFVAMVKDSSLVSVLGVADITQMGKVYAAGSFRFFETYSIVAYIYLILTVGLSLALRALERRLRRQNGA; encoded by the coding sequence ATGGCCGCCTCGAACCGCTCCGAGCGCTCGTTCCCATACTGGCTTGCGGCCGCGATCTCCATCGCGGTCGTCGCCGGCGTGCTGGTCGCGGCGAGCGACCTCTACACGCAGGTCTTCACGACCGTCGCCAAGGGCATCGGCATCACCATCTTCGTGACCGTGGTGGGCTTTGCGCTCGCCTCGGCGCTCGGCCTCGCCGTTGCGCTGATGAGCCTCTCGGGCGCGACCTGGCTCAACCAGACGGCGCGCTTCTACGTGGAGATCATCCGCGGCGTGCCGATCATCGTGCTGCTGTTCTGGATCGCGTTTGCCGGCGTGCCGGCCTTTGTCGCCGCCTGGAACTGGCTGGCCACCCCGCTGCGTGATGCGGGCTACGCGGGAGAACTCCTCGTCCGCGACGTCTCTCTGCTGTGGCGCGCCATCATTGCGCTCACCATCGGCTACTCGGCCTTCATCGCCGAGGTGTTCCGCGCCGGTATCCAGTCGGTCGAGAAGGGCCAGGTCGAGGCAGCCAAGGCGCTCGGGCTGTCGCGATTCCAGCGTTTCCGTCTGATTGTCTTTCCGCAGGCCATTCGCACCATATTGCCGCCACTCGGCAACGATTTCGTGGCGATGGTGAAGGACTCCTCGCTGGTCTCGGTCCTCGGGGTCGCCGACATCACCCAGATGGGCAAGGTCTATGCGGCGGGATCCTTTCGCTTCTTCGAGACCTATTCGATCGTCGCCTATATCTACCTGATCCTGACGGTCGGTCTCTCGCTGGCGCTTCGCGCGCTCGAACGCAGGCTGCGCCGGCAGAACGGCGCCTAG
- a CDS encoding SMP-30/gluconolactonase/LRE family protein, producing MTTSYYEVLDPRFARLFNGTAHVDKLYTGCRWAEGPAYFAAGRYVVWSDIPNDRMLRYDETDGSVSVFRQPAGNTNGNTTDRQGRLVSCEHGGRRVSRTEHDGTVITIADKWKGKRLNSPNDVVVKSDGSIWFTDPAYGIDSDYEGNKSESEIGACHVYRVDPSSGEVEAVITDMVRPNGLAFSLDESLLYVVDTGRTHGPQNPAHMRVFKVGNKGKLSGGEVFADSTVGFFDGFRLDTDGRIWTSAGDGIHCYDPDGTLIGKVRVPEVVANCVFGGPKRNILYICGTTSLYAVRLMVNGAKLY from the coding sequence ATGACGACGTCATACTACGAGGTGCTGGACCCGCGTTTCGCGCGGCTTTTCAATGGCACAGCGCATGTCGACAAGCTGTACACCGGCTGCCGCTGGGCCGAAGGCCCCGCCTACTTCGCGGCCGGCCGCTACGTGGTGTGGTCGGACATCCCGAACGACCGCATGCTGCGCTACGACGAAACCGATGGCTCGGTCAGCGTCTTCCGCCAGCCGGCCGGCAACACCAACGGCAACACCACCGATCGCCAGGGCAGGCTGGTCAGCTGCGAACACGGCGGCCGTCGCGTCAGCCGCACCGAGCATGACGGCACCGTCATCACCATCGCCGACAAGTGGAAGGGCAAGCGCCTCAACTCGCCCAACGACGTCGTCGTGAAGTCGGACGGCTCGATCTGGTTCACCGATCCCGCCTACGGCATCGACAGCGACTACGAGGGCAACAAGTCGGAGAGCGAGATCGGCGCGTGCCACGTCTACCGCGTCGATCCCTCGAGCGGCGAGGTGGAGGCGGTGATCACCGACATGGTGCGGCCGAACGGCCTCGCCTTCTCGCTCGACGAGAGCCTGCTCTACGTGGTCGATACCGGCCGCACGCACGGACCGCAGAACCCCGCGCACATGCGGGTCTTCAAGGTCGGCAACAAGGGAAAACTGTCCGGCGGCGAGGTATTCGCCGATTCCACGGTCGGTTTCTTCGACGGCTTCCGTCTGGACACCGACGGCCGGATCTGGACCAGCGCGGGCGACGGGATCCATTGCTACGACCCCGACGGTACGCTGATCGGAAAGGTTCGCGTGCCGGAAGTCGTAGCAAATTGCGTCTTCGGCGGACCGAAGCGCAACATCCTCTACATCTGTGGCACCACCTCGCTCTATGCGGTGCGGCTGATGGTGAATGGGGCCAAGCTCTACTGA